In Euphorbia lathyris chromosome 10, ddEupLath1.1, whole genome shotgun sequence, the DNA window CAGATGTGGAGATAAAGTCTAGTGCAGAGAAATTTCATGACGTATTCAGTTGCAGACCACACCATGTTAAGAATATGACACCTGACAAAATCCATGGCTGTGACCTCCATGAAGGTGATTTTGGGAAGCAAGGCACTATCGTCAACTGGACTTACACTCATGGTACCTAATCTAACCTTTTTCCTTTCTTGAATTTTCATCATCTTCTTAATTTTGAAATGAATTATAAGACAGATGGGGAAAAGAAGGTAGCAAAGGAGCTAGTTGAAGAAATAGATGATGTGAACAATTCAACAACATTCAAAGTTATAGAAGGAGATCTGATGAAGGAATACAAGCTGTTCAGGCTCACAGTTAAGGCCACAGCAAAGGGGGACGGGAAAGAAGGAAGTGTTGTGAATTGGACTTTGGAGTATGAGAGAATGAATCATCAAATTGCACAACCAAATACTttgcttgattttcttgttaaTTGCACAAAGGATATTGATGCTCACCTCCAAGCAAACTGATCTCATCTCATCCTCTTTAAACTTTCTATCATATATATCATCATCCATCTTCTTATATGTGTAAAATCTCAACAATAAGGATGCCTTGCCTTAGTTACTTTCATATGTATTTTCTTACTATGTTTAATATAAATCTGGTTTGTTTATTATCACAATAATTCTCACTGtcaaatttgtttaattatcaGAAAATAAGCAACTCTTAAAGCATTAATTTGATGGATAAATATAC includes these proteins:
- the LOC136208009 gene encoding MLP-like protein 43, with translation MSLVEKMDADVEIKSSAEKFHDVFSCRPHHVKNMTPDKIHGCDLHEGDFGKQGTIVNWTYTHDGEKKVAKELVEEIDDVNNSTTFKVIEGDLMKEYKLFRLTVKATAKGDGKEGSVVNWTLEYERMNHQIAQPNTLLDFLVNCTKDIDAHLQAN